One region of Gossypium raimondii isolate GPD5lz chromosome 6, ASM2569854v1, whole genome shotgun sequence genomic DNA includes:
- the LOC105774091 gene encoding ubiquitin receptor RAD23b: MKLTVKTLKGSHFQITVNPNDTVMAVKKNIEGIQGKDNYPCGQQLLIHNGKVLKDETTLADNKVSEDSFLVVMLSKSKSLGSAGASSAQPASSTPSTIAPVSNPTPTPEAPTQAPASMGTTSASDAATANPNTNTYSQAASNLVAGSNLEQTIQQLMDMGGGNWDKETVTHALRAAYNNPERAVDYLYSGIPESAEVAVPVAHFSTNQTTETGAAPIAPVSGAPNSSPLNMFPQESLSGAAAAGLESLDFLRNNQQFQALRSMVQSNPQILQPMLQELGKQNPQLLRQIQEHHAEFLQLINEPLEGSEGDVFDQAEQEMPHAISVTPAEQEAIQRLEAMGFERALVIEAFLACDRNEELAANYLLENAGDFED; encoded by the exons ATGAAACTCACCGTTAAAACCCTCAAGGGTTCCCACTTTCAAATTACTGTTAACCCCAACGATACG gTTATGGCTGTGAAGAAAAACATAGAAGGTATACAAGGGAAAGACAATTATCCATGCGGCCAACAGCTTTTGATTCATAATGGGAAGGTTTTGAAAGATGAAACTACTTTAGCTGATAATAAAGTCTCCGAGGATAGTTTTCTTGTCGTCATGCTTAGCAAg AGCAAGTCCTTGGGTTCAGCTGGGGCATCATCTGCTCAG CCTGCTTCTTCAACTCCATCTACAATTGCACCTGTCTCTAATCCTACCCCTACCCCTGAAGCTCCAACACAAGCACC GGCTTCAATGGGCACCACATCTGCTTCCGATGCTGCAACAGCTAA TCCAAATACCAATACCTATAGTCAAGCTGCTTCCAATTTAGTCGCTGGAAGTAATCTTGAACAAACTATCCAACAATTGATGGATATGGGTGGTGGCAACTGGGACAAAGAAACAGTAACTCATGCACTTCGGGCTGCTTATAACAATCCAGAGAGAGCAGTCGATTATCTATATTCC GGGATTCCTGAATCGGCAGAAGTCGCTGTGCCAGTGGCTCATTTTTCCACAAACCAAACTACTGAAACTGGTGCAGCTCCTATTGCTCCTGTTTCAGGGGCTCCTAATTCATCTCCTTTGAATATGTTTCCTCAG GAATCACTCTCTGGGGCTGCTGCTGCTGGGCTTGAATCCTTGGATTTCCTCAGAAACAACCAACAG TTCCAAGCATTGCGTTCAATGGTACAATCAAACCCGCAAATTCTACAG CCCATGCTACAGGAGCTTGGGAAGCAAAACCCCCAGCTTTTAAGACAAATTCAAGAGCATCATGCAGAGTTTCTTCAGCTAATAAATGAGCCTCTCGAAGGTTCTGAAGG GGATGTATTTGATCAAGCTGAACAAGAAATGCCTCATGCTATCAGTGTTACACCAGCAGAACAGGAGGCAATCCAACGA CTTGAAGCAATGGGATTTGAGAGAGCCCTGGTCATTGAAGCCTTTCTGGCATGTGACCGGAACGAGGAATTGGCAGCAAATTACTTATTGGAGAACGCCGGAGATTTTGAGGATTGA